The genomic window ACGCGCAGGCCGTGCTCGTCCTCGTACTTCTTCATCTGCCGCAGATACCAGGTGGTGAACGGAAGGCCGCCGCGGACCTCCTTGTCCGGGGGGTTCGACCAGCAACTGGTCCGGCCGCAGGTCTCCTGGTCGAGGCCGGAGTAGTCCCAGGAGGACCAGCCCCAGCCGACCGGGCCGAGCGTCTTCGCGCCGGGGTCGGCGGCCTTGACGGCGGCGCCGATGAGATAGGCCTTGTCGCGCAGCTCGACCGAGCTCGCGCCCTCGGGGTGGACGTCCCGGTGGGTGCTGTGCCAGATGTCGGGCTCGTTGTCGAGGTTGTAGAACTTCACGCCGCCGGCCGCGGCCGTGCCGTACCTGCCGGTGAGGTGGCCGATCCAGTCCTTCACGTACGCCGCGCCGGCCTCCACGCTCGTGTCGCGGGGGTCGTTGCCGGTGATCTTCGTGCCGTCGGGCTTCACGCCGTCGCCGCAGTCGGGCCGCCACTGGTCGGTCCGCTGCTGCGGGCCGTACTTGGCGACGGAGAACCCGCAGGAGGCGTCGCGGCCCTTGGGGACCCACCCGATCAGCGGAACGGTGAGGATGGTGTCGGTGCCGGTGCGCCGGTCCTGCTCGACGAACCGGTCGGTGGAGGAGCCGTCCGGCAGCTTCGACGGGTCGGGATTGTCCTCGGCGATGTTCTCGAAGAACCAGTCGGAGGCGCGGTTGTCGGTGTCGTACAGGTAGTTGTACCGGGTCGTGGCGTTGCCGCCCCACCGGCGCACCGGGAGGCGCAGTTCCTTGGCCAGCGCCTCGTCGGCGAAGTTCATGCCGTAGACGTATGGGCTGATGGGGTGCCGCGCACTGGTCGTGTCCACCGTCAGCGCCGGGCCTTCGGCGGCCGCGAGTGCGGGCGGCTGTCCGGCCGCGCCGACCGACAGGGCGATCGCCGCGGTGAGGGCGATCGGGAGCGTTCGCGTTCGCACGGGTCTCCTCTCGAGTCCCTGGGGGGTTCTGGGGCCGCCGGATGCGAGGGGGAGCAGCCCGTCGCGGCCAGGGCATCACGCTGGCCAAGACCCGGCCGGGGAACAAGAACGCGATTCGCCGGAGCGCCCCGGGGACGCGCTGAGCAGCCACACCCCGGGACCGCCCATGGAAGTTTCACGACCCGGCGGGGGCCGGACCTGTCACAGCGTGCGGCGCAGCCACTCCTCGACGCCCGCCACGTGGACCGTCGCCCACGCCCTGGCCACCTCCGGCCGCCGGGCCGCGATCGCGTCGCAGATCATCACGTGCTGCTCGCGGGTGTCGGCGAGCACCCCCTCCTGGGTGAGGCCGCGCCACACCCGCGCGCGTGTCGTCGGCCCGGAGAGACTGTCGAGCAGCGAGCAGAGCACCGGGTTGCCCGATCCCGCCGCGATGCGCTGGTGGAACCGCAGGTCGTTGGCGACCAGCTCCTCCACGCTGGGGTCGTCCGGCAGCGCGTCGAGGATCGCGCGCAGCTCCTTGACGTCCTCGTCCGGCATGTTGATCGCGGCCATCGCAGTGGCGGCGGGCTCCAGGACG from Microbispora sp. ZYX-F-249 includes these protein-coding regions:
- a CDS encoding FadR/GntR family transcriptional regulator; this translates as MAVTDAAIDKIKQMITSGELAPGDRLPKEADLAERLGLSRNSLREAVRALALINVLDVRQGDGTYVTSLQPHLLLEALSFVVDFHRDDTVLQFLEVRRVLEPAATAMAAINMPDEDVKELRAILDALPDDPSVEELVANDLRFHQRIAAGSGNPVLCSLLDSLSGPTTRARVWRGLTQEGVLADTREQHVMICDAIAARRPEVARAWATVHVAGVEEWLRRTL